A region from the Ammospiza nelsoni isolate bAmmNel1 chromosome 1, bAmmNel1.pri, whole genome shotgun sequence genome encodes:
- the LOC132073191 gene encoding probable 2-ketogluconate reductase, translated as MESQELPYVLVDCIGGRLGVYKDHLGFLKKRFHLITMKEYLENKTLLSKKIRAIYVWYHKPAINEELLQSLPNLKVVASAGVGIDHLDLKLLSSYGVKVSNTPFVVSTDTADMGMALMLASSRRLVEGHEMAVSPNTEYFPVDWLGVEVSGATLGILGMGKIGYKVAERAKAFEMKILYHNRNQRKKEEESAVGAIYCKKIDDLLQQSDFVLLAATLTPQTHKMIGKRELELMKPTATLINISRGLIVDQDALVEALQNKVIKAAALDVTYPEPLPRDHPLLKLKNVIITPHIGSATKKTRWVMMEEMAESIEAGLVGLPIPREVLP; from the exons ATGGAGAGTCAGGAACTGCCTTATGTGCTAGTTGACTGTATAGGAGGGAGACTTGGAGTATATAAAGACCATCTTGGATTTCTGAAGAAACGTTTTCATCTCATCACCATGAAAGAATATCTTGAAAACAAGACACTTCTCAGCAAAAAGATCAGAGCTATCTATGTGTGGTATCACAAACCAGCTATTAATgaagagctgctccagagcttgCCTAACTTGAAGGTAGTTGCAAGTGCTGGAGTGGGAATAGATCACTTGGATCTGAAACTCCTCTCCAGCTATGGTGTGAAGGTGTCCAATACTCCATTTGTTGTTTCCACTGACACTGCAGACATGGGGATGGCTTTGATGCTGGCATCTTCCAGGAGACTTGTGGAAG GCCATGAGATGGCGGTCTCCCCTAACACAGAGTATTTCCCCGTTGACTGGCTGGGGGTTGAGGTTTCTGGAGCAACCCTGGGAATCCTGGGAATGGGCAAAATTGGTTACAAAGTGGCTGAAAGAGCCAAAGCCTTTGAAATGAAGATTTTGTACCACAACAGAAATCAGAG aaaaaaggaagaagaaagtgCTGTTGGAGCTATTTACTGTAAGAAGATAGATGATTTGCTCCAGCAGTCAGATTTTGTATTATTGGCTGCAACCCTAACTCCACAGACACACAAAATGATTGGgaagagggagctggagctgatgAAACCCACTGCTACTCTTATTAATATCAGCAGAG GTCTGATAGTGGATCAGGATGCTTTGGTGGAAGCCCTTCAAAACAAAGTTATtaaggcagctgctctggatgTGACATATCCTGAACCTTTGCCAAG ggATCACCCCTTGTTAAAGCTGAAGAATGTTATAATAACTCCTCACATCGGAAGTGCCACCAAGAAGACGCGCTGGGTTATGATGGAGGAAATGGCAGAGAGCATAGAGGCAGGCCTAGTGGGTCTTCCTATCCCTCGTGaggtgctgccctga
- the RBFA gene encoding putative ribosome-binding factor A, mitochondrial, with protein sequence MWGARVAVVPLCCRALRSSVALGGSRNLLRKMLRKNKKKYWYDSPTLGSQTLYKPTKLDFLKKNDLTKTRKEDNVRCRVLNGLIHKAVLEMATTCEVSQEFYDLKLEICKVSLSSNFSACRVYWNPASTVEKDSYVESVLRKSAPRIRYLLKSQQIVGNVPPVVFIKDKEAAAVKEVEDLLAIADFGPPEEEESSQNDLSKLFPSTTQSSDSPMRPNLFGVDHELLNKQIMDYKKMKVSRQTQSFVWTEKQQQQLSKIQKKMKKKKAKNPPDDDDVTPQKHLLDRCEADYWDDNTESASDYELQDELREEVNELDVDDDKTLSQPTGKRK encoded by the exons ATGTGGGGCGCCCGGGTGGCCGTGGTGCCGCTGTGCTGCCGGGCCCTCCGCAGCTCCGTCGCCCTGGGCGGCTCCAGGAACTTGCTGCGGAAAATGCTACGCAAGAATAA AAAGAAGTACTGGTATGACAGCCCTACCCTGGGATCACAAACG tTGTATAAACCAACCAAGTTggactttttaaagaaaaatgaccTTACAAAAACAAGGAAAGAAGACAATGTGCGCTGCAGAGTCTTGAATGGGCTTATTCATAAAGCTGTGTTAGAGATGGCCACTACCTGTGAAGTCAGTCAAGAATTTTATGATCTCAAGCTGGAAATCTGCAAG GTGTCCCTGTCATCCAACTTTTCAGCGTGCCGTGTGTACTGGAACCCTGCTTCCACTGTGGAGAAGGACAGTTACGTTGAAAGTGTGCTGCGAAAGAGTGCTCCACGTATTCG GTATCTTCTGAAGAGTCAGCAGATTGTAGGAAATGTACCCCCAGTAGTATTTATAAAAGACAAAGAAGCTGCAGCTGTAAAAGAG GTGGAGGACTTACTGGCAATTGCTGATTTTGGACCTCCAGAAGAAGAAGAATCATCTCAAAATGATTTAAG taaacTCTTCCCTTCAACAACTCAATCTTCAGATTCACCCATGCGGCCTAATCTGTTTGGTGTTGATCATGAACTGCTGAATAAACAGATAATGGActataaaaaaatgaaagtgtcAAGACAGACACAAAGCTTTGTCTggacagagaagcagcagcagcagctttctaagattcaaaagaaaatgaaaaagaaaaaagcaaagaatccTCCTGACGATGATGACGTTACGCCCCAGAAACACTTACTGGACAGATGTGAAGCTGATTACTGGGATGATAACACTGAATCAGCCTCAGACTATGAGCTGCAGGATGAATTACGGGAAGAGGTGAATGAACTGGATGTAGATGATGACAAAACTTTAAGTCAGCCTACTGGTAAAAGGAAATGA